In a single window of the Pyrococcus sp. NA2 genome:
- a CDS encoding site-2 protease family protein, with protein MRSLATLLYAILAIVGFWLIIGLIGETLLKGRESIEIAPFQIVWRTKKFLNFIDRVGQRHRKFWKIYGDLGIVVGFGGMGFILYYFAKQAYKIISPVEKIQMPSVQLVIPGVTIPLIYGLIGLTVLIIVHELSHGFVARAENIPLKSVGLLLFIILPGAFVEPDEDLLKKAPLRTRLRIFGAGSFANMIVALISLLIINGIALAFEPQGVEIRGVIEGSPAYGVLNPGDVIVGINGEPIKTLEEFMNFMNKTKPGDKITLTILRENKIVNITLILGQHPKIPGKGFIGIYPTQNFVSKIGFKDGLMVLFSTFYWIYVLNFGVGLMNLLPVIPLDGGRMLIDTLTEASPKFGRLLGYSIMILSLILLGINLIPAIRGFVG; from the coding sequence GTGAGAAGCTTGGCTACATTACTCTATGCAATCCTAGCGATAGTGGGATTCTGGCTGATCATTGGATTAATAGGAGAAACCTTGCTTAAAGGGAGAGAGAGCATAGAAATTGCCCCTTTTCAAATAGTATGGAGGACGAAGAAGTTCCTTAATTTCATCGATCGTGTGGGTCAAAGGCATAGAAAATTTTGGAAGATTTATGGGGATCTTGGGATTGTAGTTGGATTCGGAGGAATGGGATTTATACTGTATTACTTTGCAAAGCAGGCCTATAAAATAATAAGCCCCGTTGAAAAGATTCAAATGCCATCTGTACAACTTGTAATCCCAGGAGTTACAATTCCGTTGATCTATGGATTGATAGGCCTTACAGTTCTGATAATTGTCCATGAACTAAGCCATGGATTCGTTGCTAGGGCCGAAAATATCCCATTGAAATCAGTTGGTTTGCTACTCTTTATAATTCTCCCAGGAGCCTTCGTTGAACCCGATGAAGACCTGCTGAAAAAGGCTCCACTTAGAACGAGGCTCAGGATATTCGGAGCCGGAAGTTTTGCCAACATGATTGTGGCCCTAATTTCCCTATTGATAATTAACGGGATAGCCCTTGCATTTGAGCCCCAGGGAGTTGAGATAAGAGGTGTCATAGAGGGAAGCCCAGCGTATGGCGTTCTAAATCCTGGAGACGTTATAGTTGGGATAAATGGAGAACCGATTAAGACATTAGAAGAGTTCATGAACTTCATGAACAAAACAAAGCCAGGAGATAAAATAACCTTAACAATCCTGAGAGAGAATAAGATCGTCAACATAACCCTAATCTTAGGACAACACCCCAAAATTCCAGGAAAAGGATTCATAGGAATATATCCAACTCAGAATTTTGTGTCCAAGATAGGATTCAAAGATGGGTTAATGGTATTATTTTCAACGTTCTACTGGATATATGTTCTGAACTTTGGCGTGGGCCTCATGAATCTACTTCCCGTGATTCCCCTGGATGGGGGAAGAATGCTAATAGACACGCTAACGGAAGCTTCTCCAAAGTTTGGAAGGCTTTTAGGGTATTCAATAATGATCCTATCCTTAATTCTCCTTGGTATAAACCTAATACCTGCCATTAGGGGGTTTGTAGGATGA
- a CDS encoding DUF3201 domain-containing protein, with protein MNVKEIHEFLNKMWGIVFEIREELKEELKDFEVEEVGEIFNAYIYIDGKWEEMKYPHPAFTIRPGGEVGATPQGLYFVFAFPKDELKREFIEEFVRSFERAFIYGMENFLEDFYNYENPRNVNEIWNSIMKSNEEIINFEVDLDFDKEELKRELSKFVKIARKFGLL; from the coding sequence ATGAACGTAAAGGAAATTCATGAATTTTTGAACAAGATGTGGGGCATTGTGTTTGAGATCAGAGAGGAATTGAAAGAAGAGCTAAAGGATTTTGAAGTTGAGGAAGTTGGGGAGATCTTTAATGCATACATTTACATTGATGGAAAGTGGGAGGAGATGAAATACCCTCATCCAGCATTTACGATAAGACCAGGAGGAGAAGTAGGGGCCACTCCTCAGGGGCTTTACTTCGTATTTGCCTTCCCTAAGGATGAACTAAAGAGAGAGTTCATTGAAGAGTTCGTAAGATCCTTCGAGAGGGCATTCATATATGGCATGGAAAACTTCCTGGAAGACTTCTATAATTATGAGAATCCGAGGAACGTCAATGAAATATGGAATTCCATTATGAAAAGTAATGAGGAGATTATTAACTTCGAGGTGGATCTTGATTTTGATAAAGAAGAGTTAAAACGTGAACTTAGTAAGTTTGTTAAGATTGCAAGGAAATTTGGTCTCCTCTGA
- a CDS encoding TIGR00297 family protein, which yields MEYIAFAIIPILGYGAYRAKALDLKGTISAIILGYLILLFGGGLPFLALLTFLIMGTIATRVGWKRKVSLGVHEDSCRSVGNVLGNGLAPLIFSLLEFIIRKDWGFAAIFSAISTANADTLASEIGKAFGGNPVLITNFRRAKIGEEGGITLIGELAALVGALIIGILSSFTSAHKLQMLLAVTLAGFLGSNVDSLIGATLEKKGYIDNNATNFIATLIGGLLGIIIFMLLL from the coding sequence ATGGAATACATCGCATTTGCAATTATCCCAATACTCGGCTATGGGGCTTATAGGGCTAAGGCCCTTGATTTAAAGGGTACAATCTCCGCAATAATTCTTGGTTATCTAATCCTTCTATTTGGTGGAGGCTTACCATTTCTAGCCCTCTTGACGTTCTTAATTATGGGAACAATTGCAACTAGAGTTGGATGGAAGAGAAAGGTTTCACTTGGTGTTCATGAGGATTCTTGTAGAAGTGTTGGCAATGTACTGGGAAATGGTTTGGCTCCTCTCATATTCTCTCTGCTTGAATTCATAATAAGAAAGGATTGGGGGTTTGCAGCAATTTTCTCAGCTATTTCAACGGCAAACGCCGATACCCTTGCTAGTGAAATCGGTAAGGCTTTTGGAGGAAATCCCGTTTTAATAACTAATTTTAGAAGGGCCAAAATAGGGGAAGAGGGTGGAATTACATTAATAGGTGAACTAGCAGCTCTAGTGGGAGCCTTGATTATCGGAATCTTAAGTAGTTTTACATCTGCACACAAACTTCAAATGCTCCTTGCGGTAACGTTGGCCGGATTCCTCGGCTCGAATGTTGACAGTTTAATTGGAGCAACACTTGAAAAGAAAGGATACATTGATAACAACGCCACTAACTTTATAGCCACCCTAATTGGAGGATTATTAGGGATTATTATCTTCATGTTGTTATTATGA
- a CDS encoding MBL fold metallo-hydrolase, with protein MRVMILGSGSYSGTPKPLCNCENCSRARKNPTFRRTRFSVYIEGGILIDPSPDLHYHLERIDSEVKLVLITHAHFDHIFGIPDLQVFKRLKIASNKLGIETAKALARLAFNDEMPKGYEWEYIELEFFKEYKFDDVKVMHFPVPHSIEMSGGFLIEINNKRIAVTGDTGPEILDRKEIIELIKDSDLLISEMTHKTSIPGTHLGVNDAITLAKLVRPKYTIFAHISHSNYPHEILERKVREAGINGEVARDFTIIDI; from the coding sequence ATGAGGGTCATGATCCTAGGTTCTGGATCATACAGCGGCACTCCAAAACCACTATGCAATTGTGAAAACTGCTCGAGAGCTAGAAAGAATCCAACCTTTAGGAGAACAAGGTTTTCAGTGTATATAGAAGGAGGAATACTGATAGATCCAAGCCCAGATCTCCACTACCATCTAGAGAGAATAGACAGCGAAGTTAAACTCGTGCTAATAACTCATGCACATTTTGACCATATATTTGGAATACCCGATCTACAAGTTTTCAAAAGGCTAAAGATAGCTTCGAACAAACTCGGAATAGAGACTGCAAAGGCACTCGCAAGGTTAGCCTTTAATGATGAGATGCCCAAGGGATACGAGTGGGAATACATCGAGCTCGAGTTCTTTAAGGAGTATAAATTTGATGATGTGAAGGTTATGCACTTTCCAGTACCACACTCCATAGAGATGAGTGGAGGATTTCTCATCGAGATTAATAACAAAAGGATAGCAGTAACAGGAGATACAGGGCCTGAGATTCTAGACAGGAAAGAAATCATCGAGCTAATTAAGGATAGCGATTTGTTGATATCTGAGATGACTCATAAAACTTCAATTCCTGGAACTCATCTCGGAGTTAATGATGCGATAACACTTGCTAAGCTTGTTAGGCCAAAATACACGATATTTGCCCATATAAGCCACAGTAATTATCCACATGAGATCCTCGAAAGGAAGGTTAGAGAAGCCGGGATTAATGGAGAAGTTGCAAGAGACTTCACAATCATTGACATTTAA
- a CDS encoding HVO_0476 family zinc finger protein: MEEYYVCPQCGSEDVEILKERGREVTLRCNECGYVWIITLPKLRKIPVIVSKHERSFREYVELPEGETIKVGDVVELENDEVRILSIELPGGKRVKRAKVEEIQTLWGESLRYPKVFGVSIYLPGGITQSFKVVVDRNEEFVVGEVIEVGGYTFKVEMIKTERKLMRSGKAKADKIVRLMGHAIKGRARRKLKIYEGYESIEQS; this comes from the coding sequence ATGGAGGAATACTATGTCTGTCCTCAGTGTGGGAGTGAGGATGTAGAGATACTAAAGGAGAGGGGGAGAGAGGTTACACTCAGATGCAATGAGTGTGGCTACGTATGGATAATAACACTACCAAAGCTAAGGAAAATCCCCGTCATAGTGAGTAAGCATGAGAGGAGTTTTAGGGAATACGTGGAACTCCCCGAGGGTGAAACTATAAAGGTCGGTGATGTTGTTGAATTGGAAAATGATGAAGTTAGGATTCTAAGCATAGAACTTCCGGGAGGAAAAAGGGTCAAGAGGGCAAAAGTTGAAGAGATACAAACGTTATGGGGCGAGAGCCTTAGATACCCAAAGGTCTTTGGAGTCTCTATATACCTTCCGGGGGGCATAACTCAATCATTCAAGGTTGTTGTGGATAGGAATGAGGAGTTTGTTGTAGGAGAAGTAATCGAGGTTGGCGGATATACGTTTAAGGTCGAGATGATAAAAACGGAAAGAAAGCTGATGAGAAGTGGAAAAGCAAAGGCTGATAAGATAGTTAGGCTCATGGGTCATGCGATAAAAGGTAGAGCGAGGAGGAAACTTAAGATCTATGAGGGTTATGAATCAATTGAGCAAAGTTAA
- a CDS encoding DUF998 domain-containing protein, which produces MKACGIVGPVISLSGVLASYLIHRDWWSITRNAISDLGKIGLPYNWVMNYSLIIGGICLTLYGIWKVKEGIGKIGWALYTIGAIFLILIGIFPEGTGPHYEVSWGFFISMFLSIFFLSLATIKIGILIFIGGSLLAIWALKSFEGVAVAESISVLSFLVWHYLTVVREDA; this is translated from the coding sequence ATGAAGGCATGTGGTATCGTTGGTCCGGTAATAAGTTTGAGTGGTGTATTAGCTTCTTATCTAATTCATAGAGATTGGTGGAGCATAACTAGAAACGCGATAAGTGATCTCGGTAAGATAGGCCTCCCTTATAACTGGGTGATGAACTACTCCCTAATAATCGGTGGGATATGCTTAACCCTCTATGGCATTTGGAAAGTTAAAGAGGGAATTGGAAAGATTGGCTGGGCTTTATACACAATAGGAGCAATATTCTTAATCTTAATAGGAATATTCCCAGAAGGAACGGGACCGCATTACGAAGTAAGCTGGGGATTCTTCATTTCAATGTTCCTTTCGATTTTCTTCCTATCACTTGCTACAATCAAAATTGGAATTTTGATATTCATAGGGGGATCCCTACTTGCAATTTGGGCTTTGAAGAGCTTTGAAGGCGTGGCTGTTGCTGAAAGTATCTCAGTATTGTCATTTTTAGTGTGGCACTACCTAACGGTGGTGAGGGAAGATGCTTAG
- a CDS encoding SagB/ThcOx family dehydrogenase, translating into MLRRFAILTLFIVFAGSALIVFKPYFRIEREQRRISGGVIIKLPEPKLKGEMSVEEAIAKRRSIRNYRNEPLTLEELSQLLWAAQGITESEHKFRAAPSAGATYPFEIYVVVGNVENLPPGIYHYDPFTHSIKLVKKGDYREELQKAALDQEWVGKAAINIVLVAYYERTTIVYGERGKRYVHMEAGHIGQNIYLQATALGLGTVAVGAFYDEKVAEILGVNGTPLYIFPVGRR; encoded by the coding sequence ATGCTTAGGAGATTTGCCATCCTTACACTCTTTATAGTCTTTGCTGGGTCCGCTCTCATAGTGTTCAAGCCTTATTTCAGAATAGAGCGAGAACAACGGAGAATCTCTGGTGGGGTAATAATTAAGCTTCCAGAACCAAAATTAAAGGGAGAGATGAGCGTGGAAGAGGCAATAGCAAAGAGACGAAGTATCAGGAATTATCGAAACGAACCCTTAACATTGGAAGAGCTTTCCCAACTTCTCTGGGCAGCCCAGGGAATAACTGAAAGTGAGCATAAGTTCAGGGCAGCTCCAAGTGCTGGAGCGACATATCCTTTTGAAATCTATGTGGTAGTTGGAAATGTTGAGAATTTACCACCTGGAATATACCATTATGACCCGTTTACTCATTCAATTAAGTTAGTTAAGAAGGGAGATTATAGGGAGGAGCTTCAAAAAGCAGCTCTCGACCAGGAATGGGTTGGAAAGGCTGCCATCAACATAGTTCTTGTTGCTTACTATGAAAGGACAACAATTGTCTATGGTGAGAGAGGAAAGAGGTACGTCCATATGGAGGCTGGTCACATTGGACAAAATATATACCTTCAGGCAACGGCTTTGGGTCTAGGAACGGTTGCAGTTGGTGCATTTTATGATGAAAAAGTAGCTGAGATACTTGGGGTTAACGGAACCCCCCTCTACATATTCCCGGTGGGTAGGAGATGA
- the radA gene encoding DNA repair and recombination protein RadA yields MVGRGSGPEVVEIDEMEELGLELTEEETTPKKRKKEKEIRTIEDLPGVGPATAEKLREAGYDSLEAIAVASPIELKEVAGISEGAALKIIQAARKAANLGTFMRADEYLKKRESIGRISTGSKSLDKLLGGGIETQAITEVFGEFGSGKTQLAHTLAVMVQLPPEEGGLNGSVIWIDTENTFRPERIMEIARNRGLDPDEVLKHIYVARAFNSNHQMLLVQQAEDKIKELLNSEKPVKLLIVDSLTSHFRSEYIGRGALAERQQKLAKHLADLHRLANLYEIAVFVTNQVQARPDAFFGDPTRPIGGHILAHSATLRVYLRKGKGGKRVARLIDAPHLPEGEAVFRITEKGIED; encoded by the coding sequence ATGGTAGGGAGAGGGAGTGGCCCTGAGGTTGTTGAGATAGACGAGATGGAGGAGTTGGGTCTCGAGCTCACAGAGGAGGAAACTACTCCAAAGAAAAGGAAGAAGGAAAAAGAGATTAGGACTATTGAAGATCTTCCTGGAGTTGGTCCTGCAACAGCTGAAAAGCTCAGAGAAGCTGGATACGATAGTCTTGAAGCTATTGCCGTTGCATCACCTATAGAACTCAAAGAAGTGGCTGGAATCAGCGAAGGAGCAGCACTAAAGATAATACAAGCTGCGAGAAAAGCTGCAAATCTAGGAACCTTCATGAGGGCGGATGAGTATCTGAAGAAGAGGGAAAGTATAGGAAGGATCTCCACGGGAAGTAAGAGCCTTGACAAGTTACTTGGCGGTGGAATTGAGACTCAGGCAATTACAGAGGTTTTCGGTGAATTCGGTAGTGGAAAGACTCAGCTAGCTCATACGTTGGCTGTAATGGTTCAACTACCTCCAGAAGAGGGGGGACTCAACGGTTCTGTGATATGGATAGATACTGAAAATACGTTCAGGCCTGAAAGAATCATGGAGATAGCGAGAAATAGAGGTCTTGATCCCGACGAGGTTCTCAAGCATATATACGTTGCGAGGGCTTTTAACAGTAATCATCAGATGCTCCTTGTTCAGCAGGCTGAGGACAAAATTAAGGAACTCCTGAACAGTGAAAAGCCAGTTAAGTTGCTCATCGTGGACTCCTTGACAAGTCACTTCAGGAGTGAGTACATAGGAAGAGGTGCACTAGCTGAGAGGCAGCAAAAGCTTGCCAAGCATTTAGCAGACCTTCATAGGTTGGCAAATCTATATGAAATAGCAGTCTTCGTCACGAATCAGGTTCAGGCAAGGCCAGATGCCTTCTTTGGAGATCCAACGAGGCCAATTGGTGGTCACATCCTAGCTCACAGTGCGACTCTAAGAGTGTACCTCAGAAAAGGTAAAGGTGGAAAGAGAGTTGCAAGGCTAATAGATGCTCCTCATTTACCCGAGGGAGAAGCGGTGTTCAGGATAACCGAGAAGGGTATCGAGGATTAA
- a CDS encoding M20 family metallo-hydrolase, with amino-acid sequence MVKTLIELIQIPAISPDYGYEGEYDKAQKLLEIIRNWPFDKVEVFNAPDERAKNGVRPSILAYYYGQDGDKSPRLWILTHLDVVPPGDLSKWTVTEPFKPVVRDGKVYGRGSEDNGQGIVSSLYAVKALMNLGIRPKRTIILAFVSDEETGSKYGIEWLMNNHPELFRKDDLVLVPDGGNSEGTFIEVAEKSILWFKVKVKGKQAHASMPNKGLNAHRIASEILVSIDRMLHEKYSKRDELYDPPESTFEPTMVGNSAGSPNILPGEHEFVFDCRVLPDYSLDEVISDVRGICKSITEKYGAGFDIEVLQRLDAPQPTDPNSEIVRLLKEAIRILRGKEAKVGGIGGGTFAAFFRKRGIPAVVWATLDETAHQPNEYAKIDNIVEDAKVMAALSLL; translated from the coding sequence ATGGTGAAAACTCTCATTGAGCTTATACAGATCCCAGCAATAAGCCCAGATTACGGCTATGAGGGTGAATACGACAAGGCTCAAAAGCTTCTGGAGATAATTAGGAACTGGCCATTTGACAAGGTTGAGGTTTTTAATGCTCCTGATGAGAGGGCAAAGAACGGTGTAAGGCCGAGTATCTTGGCCTACTACTACGGCCAGGACGGCGATAAAAGCCCACGCCTCTGGATTTTGACTCATCTAGATGTCGTTCCGCCGGGAGATTTGAGCAAGTGGACCGTGACTGAACCTTTTAAACCTGTGGTTAGGGATGGGAAGGTTTATGGTAGGGGTAGTGAGGATAATGGGCAGGGGATAGTGTCGTCGCTGTATGCGGTGAAAGCATTGATGAATCTTGGAATAAGGCCAAAAAGAACAATAATCCTAGCATTCGTAAGCGACGAAGAAACCGGAAGTAAATATGGAATCGAGTGGTTGATGAACAACCATCCGGAGCTCTTCAGAAAAGATGATCTTGTTCTAGTTCCTGATGGTGGGAATTCGGAGGGGACTTTTATAGAGGTTGCTGAGAAGAGCATCCTCTGGTTCAAAGTTAAGGTGAAAGGTAAGCAGGCTCATGCAAGCATGCCGAATAAAGGATTGAATGCCCACAGAATAGCTTCCGAAATTCTCGTTTCCATTGATAGGATGTTACATGAGAAGTACTCTAAGAGGGATGAACTGTACGATCCCCCGGAGAGCACATTCGAACCTACGATGGTCGGCAATTCAGCTGGTTCTCCAAATATACTCCCTGGTGAGCACGAGTTTGTATTTGACTGTAGAGTACTCCCAGATTATAGCTTAGATGAGGTAATCTCCGACGTAAGAGGAATCTGCAAATCAATAACTGAAAAATATGGTGCAGGATTTGACATTGAAGTTCTCCAGAGGCTTGATGCCCCTCAGCCAACTGATCCAAATAGCGAGATCGTTAGGTTGCTAAAGGAGGCTATAAGAATTCTAAGAGGAAAAGAGGCTAAAGTTGGAGGAATAGGAGGAGGAACATTTGCGGCATTCTTCAGAAAACGTGGAATTCCGGCTGTAGTTTGGGCAACCCTGGATGAGACTGCCCATCAGCCAAATGAATATGCTAAGATAGACAACATCGTTGAGGACGCAAAGGTTATGGCAGCATTGTCCCTTCTTTGA